A DNA window from Flavisolibacter ginsenosidimutans contains the following coding sequences:
- a CDS encoding N(4)-(beta-N-acetylglucosaminyl)-L-asparaginase, with product MFHRRKFLQASLLSSASLLVNKSFAALPRRDEEKGEQPIVISTWDFGRAANAEAWKVLSSGGNVLDAVEAGVKVPEADPENHSVGYGGYPDRDGKVTLDACIMDGNLNCGSVAFLEHIVHPISVAKLVMEKTPHIMLVGEGALQFALANGFQKENLLTPEAEKAWKEWLKTSKYAPVINIENQKKDPRQLPGGPHNHDTIGMLAIDAKGMMGGACTTSGAAWKLHGRVGDSPIIGAGLYVDGEAGAATSSGLGEEVIRTCGSHAVVEMMRSGTKPEAACKKVVERIVKRDVERAKGLQVGFLALDKKGRFGAYAIHKGFTYSVKSASIEKVFEAESYFK from the coding sequence ATGTTTCACCGCAGAAAATTTTTACAGGCCTCACTTCTTTCCTCCGCTTCGTTGCTGGTCAACAAATCCTTTGCTGCCTTGCCACGACGCGATGAAGAAAAAGGCGAACAACCCATTGTTATTTCCACCTGGGATTTTGGCCGCGCCGCAAACGCCGAAGCCTGGAAAGTTTTGAGCAGCGGCGGCAATGTTTTAGATGCCGTGGAAGCTGGCGTAAAAGTGCCCGAAGCCGATCCCGAAAACCATTCGGTGGGCTACGGCGGCTATCCCGACCGCGACGGAAAAGTAACGCTTGATGCCTGCATCATGGACGGCAATTTGAACTGCGGTTCCGTAGCATTTTTAGAGCACATTGTTCACCCCATTTCCGTTGCTAAACTGGTGATGGAAAAAACGCCGCACATCATGCTGGTGGGCGAAGGCGCTTTGCAGTTTGCGCTGGCCAACGGTTTTCAAAAAGAAAACCTTCTTACACCGGAAGCGGAAAAAGCCTGGAAGGAATGGTTGAAGACGTCGAAGTACGCACCGGTTATCAATATTGAAAACCAAAAGAAGGACCCGAGGCAGTTGCCCGGCGGTCCGCACAATCACGATACCATTGGCATGTTGGCCATTGATGCAAAGGGTATGATGGGCGGCGCCTGCACAACCAGCGGCGCAGCGTGGAAACTGCACGGCCGCGTGGGTGATTCGCCCATCATTGGCGCAGGCTTGTACGTGGACGGAGAAGCGGGGGCGGCCACGTCATCGGGCCTTGGTGAAGAAGTGATTCGCACCTGCGGTTCGCACGCCGTTGTTGAAATGATGCGCAGCGGCACAAAGCCAGAAGCGGCCTGCAAGAAAGTTGTGGAGCGCATTGTAAAGCGTGACGTGGAAAGAGCAAAAGGTTTGCAGGTTGGTTTTTTAGCACTTGATAAAAAAGGAAGATTCGGCGCTTACGCCATTCACAAAGGCTTTACGTATTCGGTGAAGAGTGCCAGCATAGAAAAGGTGTTTGAAGCGGAGAGTTATTTTAAATGA
- a CDS encoding copper homeostasis protein CutC — MKYTVEVIAFNIESCAVIQQSGAHRIELCDNPHDGGTTASYGMIKAAREKVNIQLFPIIRPRGGDFLYNEDEFNIMKNDVQLCKGLCCDGVVLGLLQKDGSIDIKRTAELVELAYPMEVTFHRAFDRCCNPFETLEQLIEIGCQRILTSGQKPLATEGAELIAELIKAADDRIIIMPGSGVRPDNIKALAQKTGAVEFHSSLRTKAESKMEFHHPAFVGEADDASYVTTDAGAVRNLLQALND; from the coding sequence ATGAAATACACAGTCGAAGTCATTGCCTTTAACATTGAAAGCTGCGCCGTCATCCAACAAAGCGGTGCGCATCGCATTGAGCTTTGCGACAATCCGCATGACGGCGGCACTACGGCGTCTTACGGCATGATAAAAGCCGCAAGAGAAAAGGTCAACATTCAATTGTTTCCCATCATTCGTCCACGCGGCGGTGATTTTTTGTACAACGAGGATGAATTCAACATCATGAAGAATGATGTGCAATTGTGCAAAGGCCTCTGTTGCGACGGCGTGGTGCTTGGCCTCTTGCAAAAAGACGGAAGCATTGATATAAAACGAACGGCTGAATTGGTGGAACTGGCTTACCCAATGGAGGTGACTTTTCACCGTGCCTTTGACCGTTGCTGCAATCCCTTTGAAACGTTGGAACAGCTAATTGAAATCGGTTGCCAACGCATATTAACCTCAGGACAAAAACCACTTGCGACAGAAGGTGCAGAATTGATTGCAGAATTAATAAAAGCGGCAGATGACCGCATCATCATTATGCCCGGCAGCGGCGTTCGCCCCGACAACATTAAGGCGCTTGCGCAAAAAACCGGCGCTGTAGAATTTCATTCGTCACTGCGCACAAAGGCAGAATCAAAAATGGAATTTCATCATCCGGCATTTGTTGGTGAAGCGGACGATGCATCGT